From Neobacillus sp. PS2-9, the proteins below share one genomic window:
- a CDS encoding cold-shock protein, producing the protein MEQGKVKWFNAEKGFGFIEREAGDDVFVHFSAIQSEGFKSLDEGQAVTFEVEQGQRGPQATNVRKA; encoded by the coding sequence ATGGAACAAGGTAAAGTAAAATGGTTTAACGCAGAAAAAGGTTTTGGATTCATCGAACGCGAAGCTGGAGACGATGTATTCGTTCACTTCTCAGCAATCCAAAGCGAAGGTTTCAAATCATTAGACGAAGGTCAAGCTGTTACTTTTGAAGTAGAACAAGGTCAACGTGGACCACAAGCTACTAACGTTCGTAAAGCTTAA
- a CDS encoding MFS transporter, whose translation MNKQESAKRNLLIMWFANFFVAGSMTMVMPFISLYIETFGDFSEKYVQHWSGITFGITFVSAFLFSPVWGKIGDRYGRKKILIISGLGMAVSIFLMGFVHSVWQLLFLRFFMGFFSGFIPMSQAFISTQTPKEIAGRVLGTLQTGSITGSLLGPMLGGILADTLGYATTFKWTSISIFISAMLVITTKEFLIEPTKGTKSHYSSKEVIKHILRNPVLLTVLLISSLVQIAHFSIQPILSLFVSDLHGPNNVAFYSGIAFSAAGIGNLLMSRNWGKIADKYGYIKILVILLFSAGIVYLPGAIVTGLWQLVIIRIALGVTIGGIIPVRIAYIRQEAPITMQGEVLGYNNSLRFLGNIIGPMLGGFLSGYFGFSAVFISTSALLIMSGLILLVSLLRHPKLVKHTA comes from the coding sequence ATGAATAAGCAGGAAAGTGCAAAGCGTAATTTACTAATTATGTGGTTTGCCAACTTCTTCGTTGCCGGTAGTATGACGATGGTCATGCCGTTTATTTCTCTGTATATTGAAACGTTTGGGGACTTTTCTGAGAAATATGTCCAGCATTGGTCGGGTATTACCTTTGGGATTACCTTTGTTTCTGCCTTTCTTTTTTCACCGGTTTGGGGAAAAATTGGAGATCGCTATGGTCGGAAAAAGATACTTATCATTTCTGGATTAGGGATGGCTGTATCTATCTTTTTAATGGGATTTGTTCATTCAGTCTGGCAGCTGCTCTTTCTACGGTTTTTCATGGGCTTTTTCTCAGGGTTTATCCCGATGTCACAGGCATTCATCTCCACACAAACACCAAAAGAGATTGCTGGTCGTGTCCTTGGGACATTACAAACAGGAAGTATAACGGGTTCACTGTTAGGCCCCATGCTCGGAGGAATTTTAGCCGATACACTCGGCTATGCGACCACCTTTAAATGGACTTCGATTTCCATATTCATCTCAGCCATGCTTGTCATCACTACGAAGGAATTTCTCATAGAACCAACGAAGGGTACTAAATCACATTATTCTAGTAAAGAGGTTATCAAACACATCCTACGAAATCCTGTACTATTAACTGTATTGCTTATTTCATCTCTTGTACAAATCGCCCATTTCAGCATCCAACCAATCCTGTCGTTATTTGTAAGTGATTTGCATGGGCCAAACAATGTTGCTTTTTATTCAGGGATTGCCTTTTCCGCAGCGGGAATAGGCAACTTACTCATGTCACGGAACTGGGGAAAGATTGCAGATAAATATGGTTATATCAAAATTTTAGTCATACTTCTATTTTCAGCTGGAATAGTGTACTTACCAGGAGCGATCGTGACTGGTCTTTGGCAGCTTGTCATCATCCGGATTGCCTTAGGTGTGACCATTGGCGGAATCATTCCTGTCAGGATTGCTTATATTCGCCAGGAGGCTCCGATTACCATGCAAGGTGAGGTCCTCGGGTATAACAATAGTCTAAGATTTCTCGGTAACATCATTGGGCCCATGCTGGGGGGCTTTCTTTCTGGCTACTTTGGCTTTTCCGCCGTTTTCATAAGTACCAGTGCTTTATTGATTATGAGCGGACTGATTTTGCTCGTATCATTGCTCCGACATCCTAAGCTTGTTAAACATACAGCGTAA
- a CDS encoding sugar ABC transporter ATP-binding protein, with amino-acid sequence MQSTLEMKNITIEFPGVKALNQVHFSTKTGKIQALIGANGAGKSTLMKVLSGAYNHYTGEIVLDGESLNIRSPKDAQDAGIQIVYQEVDTALIPNLTVAENIMLMDTVHHMGKKQWMNWKTLHQKAAQILGEMNITLSTKKLVSELSLAEKQMILIARAVSNRCKYLILDEPTAPLSHTETTELFRIARELKRQNVGIIFISHRLPEIFEICDEITVMRNGEFVVKENISETTQNQVVEHMLGQKLEEQFPKKNTRIGNTVLEVKGLSDRSKIKDFHLHVKSGEIVGVAGLVGAGKTELCKALFGSEKLTGGEVLLNGNKLTLNSPYDAVKNGMALVPEERRKEGILVLESVESNLTAANLGSFTNVFSFLNRKKEKETAKQLISRLGIKTPSEETKVQNLSGGNQQKVAIGKWLVAEADVYIFDEPTKGVDVGAKKDIFELITELASRGKSIIYASSELSEIMGITDRVYILYDGQSIKELETNRTNEEELLFYSTGGR; translated from the coding sequence ATGCAGTCAACATTGGAAATGAAAAATATAACTATTGAATTTCCAGGAGTGAAAGCTTTAAATCAGGTTCATTTTTCAACAAAGACGGGAAAGATTCAGGCATTGATTGGAGCAAATGGTGCAGGGAAATCAACTCTAATGAAAGTCCTGTCAGGGGCTTATAATCACTATACCGGTGAAATTGTGCTGGACGGGGAATCTTTGAACATTCGATCACCAAAAGATGCCCAGGATGCGGGCATACAGATTGTCTATCAAGAAGTCGATACGGCACTGATTCCTAATTTAACGGTTGCCGAGAATATTATGTTGATGGACACGGTTCATCATATGGGAAAAAAGCAGTGGATGAACTGGAAGACTCTTCATCAAAAAGCAGCACAAATCCTGGGTGAAATGAATATTACACTTTCTACGAAAAAGCTTGTGAGTGAGCTTTCTCTAGCAGAAAAGCAAATGATTCTCATTGCAAGAGCTGTCTCGAATCGGTGTAAGTATCTGATTCTAGATGAACCAACTGCACCCTTAAGTCATACGGAAACGACCGAGCTTTTTCGAATTGCCCGCGAATTAAAGAGGCAAAATGTCGGGATTATCTTTATTTCGCACCGCCTGCCAGAGATTTTTGAAATCTGTGATGAAATTACAGTAATGAGAAATGGAGAATTTGTTGTAAAAGAGAACATCTCAGAGACAACACAGAATCAAGTGGTGGAGCACATGCTTGGCCAAAAGCTGGAGGAACAGTTCCCGAAAAAGAATACGAGAATTGGAAACACAGTTCTTGAGGTGAAGGGACTTTCAGATAGAAGTAAAATTAAAGATTTCCATTTACATGTGAAATCTGGAGAAATCGTTGGAGTGGCTGGGCTAGTCGGTGCTGGAAAAACTGAGCTGTGCAAGGCGCTTTTTGGTTCTGAAAAATTAACTGGAGGAGAAGTCCTTCTTAATGGAAATAAACTAACTTTGAATAGCCCATATGATGCGGTGAAAAATGGCATGGCATTAGTGCCTGAAGAACGCAGGAAGGAAGGAATTCTTGTCCTTGAATCAGTGGAATCCAATTTGACAGCGGCTAATTTGGGTAGTTTTACAAACGTATTTAGCTTTTTAAATAGAAAGAAAGAAAAGGAAACAGCCAAGCAGTTGATTAGCCGGCTTGGAATTAAAACACCTTCTGAAGAAACAAAGGTTCAAAATCTATCAGGTGGAAATCAGCAGAAGGTCGCAATAGGAAAGTGGCTGGTAGCTGAGGCCGATGTCTATATTTTTGATGAACCAACCAAAGGCGTGGATGTTGGTGCCAAAAAAGACATCTTTGAGCTTATCACGGAATTGGCAAGCAGAGGGAAATCGATTATTTACGCTTCTTCCGAACTATCAGAGATTATGGGAATTACGGATCGAGTCTACATTCTATATGATGGACAATCAATAAAAGAGTTAGAAACGAACCGAACAAACGAGGAAGAACTTTTATTTTATTCCACAGGGGGCAGGTAA
- a CDS encoding ABC transporter permease, translating to METNISAKNQTPTKKTFELFQFLYKYGTIITILALILIFSAANPTFIQGSNIVNILRSISIVTIIAIGITISLSVDGFDLSVGSVASLSNAIVISMFVWFSQNTLIAIISAIGASLIVGALNSFMIVKLRIPDMLMTLATMFIIQGTALTYTKGATVSQNMVMPDGSMATGLISPFFAKIGEVPWIIIIMAITVILVHIFLTYTKHGRYMYVIGGNKEAARLSGIAVNKYKVAAYLLSALFASIGGIVLASRVMTSEINSGAPYLMDSVAAAFIGFSVLGAGKPNAFGTFIGAVLIGILQNGLVMMSVPYYAMDIVKGTVLAFALAITYYKQK from the coding sequence ATGGAGACAAATATTTCAGCAAAGAATCAGACCCCAACCAAAAAAACATTTGAATTGTTTCAATTTTTATATAAGTACGGGACCATTATCACGATTCTTGCACTTATCCTTATTTTTTCAGCGGCAAATCCTACCTTTATCCAGGGCAGTAATATTGTCAATATCCTCCGGTCGATTTCGATTGTGACGATTATTGCTATAGGTATTACCATTTCATTATCTGTAGATGGATTCGATTTATCAGTAGGCTCGGTAGCTTCGTTATCGAATGCCATCGTGATTTCTATGTTTGTCTGGTTTTCCCAAAATACCCTCATTGCGATTATCTCTGCGATTGGTGCCTCATTAATTGTAGGTGCTTTGAATTCGTTTATGATCGTTAAGTTACGAATCCCAGACATGCTAATGACTTTAGCGACAATGTTTATCATTCAAGGGACCGCACTTACCTATACAAAAGGCGCGACAGTTTCTCAAAATATGGTGATGCCTGATGGGTCCATGGCAACGGGATTAATCAGTCCATTTTTTGCAAAAATTGGTGAGGTGCCATGGATTATTATCATCATGGCAATAACCGTCATTCTTGTGCATATCTTTCTGACTTATACCAAGCATGGTCGTTACATGTATGTGATTGGCGGAAACAAAGAAGCTGCAAGACTTTCAGGGATCGCTGTTAATAAATATAAAGTGGCGGCATATTTACTCTCTGCTTTGTTTGCATCAATCGGCGGAATTGTCCTGGCATCAAGGGTTATGACTTCAGAAATTAACTCTGGGGCACCCTACCTCATGGATTCGGTTGCTGCAGCCTTTATCGGATTTTCAGTTCTAGGTGCCGGTAAACCAAATGCGTTTGGTACCTTTATCGGTGCGGTATTAATTGGTATTCTGCAAAATGGCCTTGTCATGATGTCTGTACCGTATTATGCCATGGATATTGTAAAAGGGACGGTACTAGCTTTTGCATTAGCGATTACTTATTATAAACAGAAATAA
- a CDS encoding alpha/beta fold hydrolase has translation MTSKYPILEGAEPFYFEGSNVGILASHGFTGSTQSMWPLGEAYAKAGYTVCGPRLKGHGTHYEEMEQTTYQDWVSSIEEGFQWLKDRCDTIFVTGLSMGGTLTLYLAEKYPEIRAIIPINAALDIPEMAPVRQLEGVRFLDAIGSDIKKADVTELAYEKTPVQSIKEILTFMEQVKADLHKITCPALIFVSEEDHVVPPNNSQIIYDAIRSSVKVLHHMKESYHVATLDNDQAFIIEETLNFIKKISEK, from the coding sequence ATGACCAGCAAATATCCAATTTTAGAAGGCGCAGAACCGTTTTACTTTGAGGGAAGCAATGTTGGAATTTTAGCATCACATGGGTTTACAGGTAGCACCCAAAGTATGTGGCCACTAGGAGAGGCATACGCGAAAGCGGGCTACACAGTATGTGGACCGCGGCTCAAAGGTCATGGAACTCACTATGAAGAAATGGAACAAACTACCTATCAGGATTGGGTTTCTTCTATTGAAGAAGGATTCCAATGGTTAAAAGACCGCTGCGATACGATTTTTGTCACCGGGCTTTCGATGGGGGGAACATTGACTCTTTATCTGGCTGAAAAGTACCCTGAGATTCGAGCGATTATCCCAATAAACGCCGCTTTGGATATTCCAGAAATGGCTCCTGTCCGGCAGTTAGAAGGGGTAAGGTTTTTAGATGCAATTGGGTCTGATATTAAAAAAGCAGATGTGACGGAATTAGCGTATGAAAAGACCCCTGTTCAATCAATTAAGGAAATCCTAACGTTTATGGAGCAGGTAAAAGCAGACCTTCATAAAATTACCTGTCCAGCATTGATTTTTGTATCGGAAGAGGATCATGTCGTGCCGCCTAATAATTCACAAATCATTTATGATGCTATTCGTTCTTCGGTAAAAGTGCTTCATCATATGAAGGAGAGTTATCATGTTGCGACACTTGATAACGACCAAGCGTTTATTATAGAAGAAACATTAAACTTCATTAAAAAAATCAGTGAAAAGTAG
- a CDS encoding threonine/serine exporter family protein, translated as MENQVEGTYDIMEVCLLAGKIMLQSGGETYRVEDTMMRIAAAFGIHTTHSYVTPTGIIFSAEGTEPTKTKLIRISERSTDLKKVAMVNSISRSISSGEMNINEALKQLKEIDSLDVTFPFKYQVAAASLASGCFMIMFNGGWNDFLPSMLSGGLGYLSFVYFHRFVPIKFFSEFLASFVIGLLSVLLVKLGLGDQLDKIIIGSVMTLVPGLLVTNAIRDLMAGHLVSGLSKGAEAFLTAFAIGAGIAVVLSFL; from the coding sequence ATGGAGAACCAAGTTGAAGGAACCTATGATATTATGGAGGTCTGCTTACTTGCTGGAAAAATCATGCTCCAAAGCGGTGGAGAGACGTATCGAGTGGAAGATACTATGATGCGCATAGCCGCAGCCTTTGGAATTCATACGACACATAGCTATGTGACCCCAACTGGAATCATATTTTCAGCTGAAGGTACAGAACCAACTAAAACGAAGCTCATTCGAATTTCAGAGCGGTCCACGGATTTAAAAAAGGTGGCCATGGTAAATAGCATTTCTAGAAGTATCAGCAGTGGTGAAATGAATATAAATGAAGCATTAAAGCAATTAAAAGAAATTGACTCCTTAGATGTGACTTTTCCCTTTAAGTATCAGGTGGCAGCTGCTTCATTAGCTAGCGGTTGCTTTATGATTATGTTTAATGGCGGGTGGAATGATTTTCTTCCTTCAATGCTCTCAGGAGGCTTGGGCTATCTAAGTTTTGTATACTTTCATCGTTTTGTTCCAATTAAGTTTTTCTCGGAATTTTTAGCCTCGTTTGTTATTGGCTTACTATCTGTATTACTTGTCAAACTGGGTTTAGGAGATCAATTAGATAAAATTATTATTGGCTCTGTTATGACGTTGGTGCCAGGGCTATTAGTAACCAATGCAATTAGAGATTTAATGGCAGGGCATTTAGTATCTGGTTTATCCAAAGGGGCAGAAGCATTTCTAACAGCATTTGCCATTGGAGCAGGCATTGCCGTTGTGTTATCGTTTTTATAA
- a CDS encoding PadR family transcriptional regulator, which produces MNIQDVILGFLYDEPMSGYDIKQMMENSVSYFFDASFGAIYPALRKMEKEGLVEKQIIQQDGKPNKNLFVITESGREQFQTYLNSPINPTVTRSDILIRIFFGRFTTIEKVKEWLLEERGKNQAMYDNLTRIANLYPNMEPHKRFTLEFGIRQAEMILGMVDEELIKLNNNKGD; this is translated from the coding sequence ATGAACATACAAGACGTAATCCTAGGCTTTTTATATGACGAGCCAATGAGCGGCTATGATATTAAGCAAATGATGGAGAACTCCGTTTCTTACTTTTTCGATGCTTCCTTTGGGGCAATCTATCCAGCGCTGAGAAAAATGGAAAAAGAAGGGCTAGTGGAAAAACAAATCATCCAGCAGGACGGCAAGCCGAACAAAAATTTATTTGTAATCACAGAAAGTGGAAGGGAACAATTTCAAACGTACCTAAACAGCCCAATCAATCCCACTGTGACAAGATCAGATATCCTGATCCGCATCTTTTTCGGACGATTTACCACAATAGAAAAGGTAAAGGAATGGCTGCTAGAAGAAAGAGGAAAGAACCAAGCGATGTACGATAATTTAACTAGAATTGCTAATTTGTACCCAAACATGGAACCACATAAAAGATTCACCTTAGAATTTGGGATTCGCCAGGCAGAAATGATTTTGGGAATGGTAGATGAAGAACTAATAAAATTAAATAATAACAAAGGGGATTAA
- a CDS encoding sugar ABC transporter substrate-binding protein, whose product MKRNLLKSVLVSTLAASLLLTGCASGGETKKASGNKNVSLEGVPEKFKSDKLKIKVIRKIGGDDHTAQFLAGAKEEGEALGLQVDVFTANGDTAKFHDAINQALDQDYDGFIISHGDDDATVNDVKKIVEKGKSVVTFDSNPKLAEVEGVTLTSQDDEALATLALDQLVKDTKGKANIAYLWVDGFPPMVRRNKVYQDVLSKNPGIKEVERFGVAAADTSVQTQNAVAAMLNKYPKGKLDAIFATWDAFAIGAARALKEAGREEVKIYGIDVSNADLQEIQRKGSAWKYTAAVDPKLIGAVDLRLLAKKLAGEETPKTYDLEASLVSQDNLQKSKDPVNMVNLSKIISGWGQSDAFEEDWMKTLKKYYK is encoded by the coding sequence ATGAAAAGAAATTTATTAAAAAGTGTGCTTGTATCAACATTGGCTGCAAGCCTGCTACTCACGGGGTGTGCTTCTGGGGGAGAAACGAAGAAAGCTAGTGGAAATAAAAATGTATCACTTGAAGGAGTACCAGAAAAATTTAAAAGTGACAAGTTGAAAATTAAGGTCATTCGTAAAATTGGCGGTGACGACCACACAGCTCAATTCTTAGCAGGAGCAAAAGAAGAGGGAGAAGCCTTAGGATTACAAGTGGATGTGTTTACTGCAAACGGAGATACAGCAAAATTCCATGATGCTATAAATCAGGCGTTAGATCAGGACTATGATGGATTCATTATTTCACATGGTGATGATGATGCGACGGTGAACGATGTAAAGAAAATCGTCGAAAAAGGAAAAAGCGTGGTTACATTTGACTCTAATCCAAAGTTGGCTGAAGTGGAGGGAGTAACACTTACATCACAGGATGACGAAGCATTGGCAACTTTAGCATTGGATCAGCTTGTAAAGGATACGAAGGGCAAAGCCAATATTGCGTACCTTTGGGTTGACGGTTTTCCACCAATGGTTAGACGAAACAAAGTATATCAAGATGTACTTTCAAAAAATCCTGGAATTAAAGAAGTGGAACGGTTCGGTGTAGCCGCTGCAGATACCAGTGTTCAAACACAAAACGCCGTAGCTGCCATGTTAAATAAATATCCAAAAGGAAAGTTGGATGCCATCTTTGCTACTTGGGATGCCTTTGCTATTGGTGCCGCACGAGCTCTAAAAGAGGCGGGCCGTGAAGAAGTAAAAATTTATGGTATTGATGTTTCGAATGCGGACCTTCAAGAGATTCAAAGAAAAGGTAGTGCTTGGAAATACACAGCTGCCGTGGATCCTAAACTAATTGGTGCGGTGGATTTGAGATTGCTTGCTAAAAAACTAGCAGGTGAAGAAACACCAAAAACCTATGATTTAGAGGCTTCTCTAGTTTCACAAGACAATCTTCAAAAGTCTAAAGATCCTGTTAACATGGTTAATCTATCAAAAATTATTTCTGGATGGGGCCAATCAGATGCATTCGAAGAAGATTGGATGAAAACATTAAAAAAATATTATAAATAA
- a CDS encoding MFS transporter yields MKGTGGMKVVLLMCLGIFVCMLDSTIMNITLPAIQDSLHTSLETSSWMLNVYTMTIAVLAIPMARFAEMFGRNKFYIVGLFVFGLGSALCGLATNGDYLIAARFIQSFGAAILIPCSMVIGIAAMPLEKRTLPLTLLGATQGLATALGPTVGGIITEKLNWHWVFYVNVPICLLAIGGAFLILTIKNESRVKSKIDWCGLLFSVTSIFPLNLVLIKGNTWGWDSTQAIGCYVITLVSIVLFIIVEKRSKAPMVNLNLFKDRLFTGSVITVTTGFVFLIGVMVLLPQFLTNFQHKTELQAALLVTPVSAAIFVFSQIAGLLTKKIGFTIPVMFGFGMMGIAYYLLHNLNIHSTSGQIILLCSLLGFGFSFVISSATIASTSSFEGEMLTASQSVFSMLRQVGVVLAVAIFVAGLTTTIHDKKQDVVHFAAQKLEQLDVPQSAKEKIFNETKKSITAEKQNQKANQTIISKAERQQLINSIVEKALSSIPEEQRAVAKEMVYKQVEKQVDEEIDHKGKIVKTYGVQVGDYALKTISSSFADLYKKSIPFVLICCLTGFIFREKRRKNLVNAVKLQSIE; encoded by the coding sequence ATGAAGGGTACGGGTGGAATGAAGGTCGTATTGCTTATGTGTTTAGGGATTTTCGTTTGTATGCTAGATTCAACGATTATGAATATTACGCTTCCGGCAATTCAGGATAGTCTGCATACCTCATTGGAAACAAGTTCGTGGATGCTGAATGTTTACACCATGACCATTGCTGTTTTAGCGATTCCGATGGCACGGTTTGCCGAAATGTTTGGCAGGAATAAATTTTATATAGTAGGATTATTTGTTTTTGGATTAGGTTCTGCACTTTGTGGTTTAGCAACCAATGGTGACTACTTAATCGCAGCACGGTTTATTCAAAGCTTTGGGGCGGCGATCTTAATTCCATGCAGCATGGTAATAGGTATCGCTGCCATGCCGTTGGAAAAAAGAACGCTGCCGTTAACCTTGCTAGGTGCCACACAGGGGTTAGCTACGGCACTTGGGCCAACGGTTGGAGGAATTATTACAGAAAAGCTTAACTGGCATTGGGTTTTTTATGTAAATGTTCCTATTTGTCTGCTGGCCATTGGTGGTGCGTTCCTCATCCTAACAATTAAAAATGAAAGTCGTGTCAAATCAAAGATTGACTGGTGTGGATTACTTTTCTCGGTTACATCCATTTTCCCTTTGAACCTTGTACTGATTAAGGGGAATACATGGGGATGGGACAGCACACAAGCAATTGGTTGTTATGTAATAACACTCGTTTCTATCGTCCTTTTCATCATTGTGGAGAAAAGGTCTAAAGCCCCAATGGTTAACTTAAATCTTTTTAAAGATCGGTTGTTTACCGGTTCAGTTATAACTGTGACAACGGGTTTTGTCTTCCTCATCGGAGTAATGGTCCTTCTACCTCAATTCTTAACAAACTTCCAGCATAAGACAGAGCTTCAAGCTGCATTACTTGTCACTCCTGTATCTGCCGCCATCTTTGTGTTTTCTCAAATTGCAGGCTTACTAACGAAAAAAATTGGATTCACGATCCCGGTCATGTTTGGATTTGGCATGATGGGCATCGCTTACTACTTGTTACACAATTTAAATATTCATAGTACATCAGGCCAAATAATTTTACTGTGCAGTTTGCTAGGATTTGGTTTTAGCTTTGTCATTTCCTCAGCTACGATTGCGAGCACATCCTCTTTTGAAGGCGAAATGCTGACAGCTTCGCAAAGTGTATTTTCGATGTTAAGACAGGTCGGAGTGGTTTTAGCAGTGGCGATCTTTGTTGCAGGTCTTACTACGACTATTCATGATAAGAAACAGGATGTTGTTCATTTTGCTGCCCAAAAACTAGAACAACTAGATGTGCCTCAATCAGCAAAAGAGAAAATTTTTAACGAAACAAAAAAATCAATTACTGCTGAAAAGCAAAATCAAAAAGCGAACCAAACAATAATCTCTAAAGCTGAACGTCAACAGTTAATCAATTCAATTGTAGAAAAGGCACTTTCCTCCATACCAGAAGAGCAGAGAGCGGTAGCCAAAGAAATGGTTTATAAGCAAGTGGAAAAGCAGGTAGACGAGGAAATTGACCATAAAGGAAAAATAGTTAAGACATATGGGGTACAGGTTGGTGACTATGCTCTCAAAACTATCTCATCGAGCTTTGCTGATCTATATAAAAAAAGCATTCCTTTCGTTCTCATTTGTTGTTTAACAGGATTTATTTTTAGGGAAAAAAGGAGAAAGAATTTGGTTAATGCCGTTAAGCTCCAATCAATTGAATAG
- a CDS encoding HD-GYP domain-containing protein, which produces MKGLFLGSKEKFLEKVIDSTSEFSLIAKGDGSEVIIQTISGGKTFYVFPGDEPETMEFFFILDGECVYEENDTEIHLKTGDYFYIHHLEEATYFKALTNMKLIWFTTQPAFHFISRSIYELTKIVKQIEHKDKYTYQHSARVQTYSIRLAKQLQLSKEKLENLYFASLFHDIGKINVPEEILNKPRRLTNDEYEILKKHSADGCEMVKSTYYSHIGEIILQHHERLDGSGYPNGLKGDQILLEAQIIGITDTYDAMTSDRVYRKGMTPALAITELKKLSGRYYQASIVEAFEKVLIMDGKLKEEDLKQVPS; this is translated from the coding sequence ATGAAGGGTCTATTCCTTGGATCGAAAGAAAAATTTTTAGAAAAAGTTATTGATTCAACTTCAGAATTTAGTTTGATTGCCAAAGGTGATGGATCGGAGGTAATAATACAAACTATTAGTGGAGGAAAAACCTTTTATGTCTTTCCAGGTGATGAGCCTGAAACAATGGAATTTTTTTTTATACTAGATGGGGAATGTGTTTATGAAGAAAATGATACTGAAATTCACTTAAAAACAGGTGATTATTTTTATATCCATCATCTTGAAGAAGCTACTTATTTTAAAGCTCTAACAAATATGAAGCTTATTTGGTTTACCACTCAGCCAGCCTTTCACTTCATAAGCAGAAGCATTTATGAACTAACAAAAATCGTTAAACAAATAGAACATAAAGACAAATATACCTATCAACATAGCGCAAGGGTTCAAACCTATTCAATTAGACTTGCTAAACAATTACAACTTTCTAAAGAAAAATTAGAAAATCTTTACTTTGCTTCCTTGTTTCACGACATAGGAAAAATTAATGTTCCAGAAGAAATACTAAACAAACCTAGAAGACTCACGAATGATGAATATGAAATATTAAAAAAGCATTCAGCGGATGGCTGTGAAATGGTGAAATCCACCTATTATTCTCATATCGGAGAAATTATCTTACAGCATCATGAACGGCTGGATGGTTCGGGATACCCTAATGGACTTAAAGGTGACCAAATACTCCTTGAAGCTCAAATCATAGGAATTACTGATACATATGATGCGATGACATCGGATAGAGTGTATAGAAAAGGAATGACCCCAGCTCTAGCCATAACAGAATTAAAAAAATTGTCAGGTCGTTATTACCAAGCATCTATTGTTGAAGCATTTGAAAAAGTACTAATTATGGACGGGAAACTTAAAGAAGAAGACTTAAAACAAGTTCCAAGCTAA